From Lagopus muta isolate bLagMut1 chromosome 15, bLagMut1 primary, whole genome shotgun sequence, the proteins below share one genomic window:
- the IL21R gene encoding interleukin-21 receptor isoform X2 codes for MRNKLWLQTISFFLLFQYTTCRENLTCFVDYVQTLSCLLRNDLGASSYNVTATWVDEDDPENTVAACSLLELSRSTNHTEYICTVDMTELLADIKVQVDVTEIADRQHVISRSFYMRENIRPQPPFNLTAVFTEGYNISWETIYQNPLFYFLNEELEYQLRYKRGADTWETQKIKSVHEDKRTLVILPWELQGNTEYEFQVRARPREDTGYYGFWSEWSSRLTLKTSPAAVTQRAGMGWMLFFIVAMVITASITTFLAKQQSLWKKIACIPDPSAFFKPLYLMYNGDFKKWVGTSHMKMAIDLFEWEIVPSEVLEVFSMRPSNCTSQEEIKELKNDLPCKPCVSCLTAPVQDSLLSGVNSSSVTQDRSYGHLSIDTVTVADEFTPCNCQCNCNRMYREQKHNGDEDSAGENGYPKVNIDDEDRRPSSALHLSDLSSQDKILASGSMSTDHLRTAGASGHQKVEEAVEGGMGSILEALCLHPNQWDLENPASLPSPDGESVSYSEGSCDFFPRSARPGDSYPMICLDLDTIDSGFVDSDCGSPVDCDFEQNSQTNCGSVSLEQEGEDFPRSYVKQWISCHADSPASGTQTN; via the exons ATGAGGAACAAACTATGGCTCCAGActatttccttcttccttttattcCAGTACA CCACATGTCGTGAAAACCTCACTTGTTTTGTGGACTATGTGCAGACCCTGTCCTGCCTCCTGAGGAATGACCTGGGTGCCAGTTCATACAATGTCACTGCTACATG GGTTGATGAGGACGATCCAGAAAACACTGTGGCAGCCTGCAGTCTCCTGGAATTGTCCAGGAGCACCAACCACACAGAATACATTTGTACTGTGGACATGActgagctgctggcagacaTCAAAGTCCAGGTGGATGTCACAGAGATAGCTGACAGGCAGCATGTGATTTCCAGAAGTTTTTATATGAGAGAAAACA TCAGACCACAGCCTCCGTTCAATCTGACTGCTGTGTTCACAGAAGGTTACAATATTTCTTGGGAAACCATCTACCAGAACCCTCTTTTCTACTTTCTGAATGAGGAGCTGGAATATCAGCTGCGTTATAAGAGAGGGGCTGACACCTGGGAG ACTCAGAAGATTAAGTCTGTCCATGAAGACAAACGGACACTGGTGATCCTGCCATGGGAACTCCAGGGGAACACTGAGTATGAATTCCAAGTGAGAGCCAGACCCCGAGAAGACACTGGCTACTATGGATTTTGGAGTGAGTGGAGCTCCCGGCTGACACTGAAAACCAGCCCTGCTG CCGTGACACAGAGAGCAGGCATGGGGTGGATGCTGTTCTTTATTGTTGCCATGGTGATCACTGCCTCAATCACAACCTTTCTGGCCAAGCAACAGAG cttgtgGAAGAAGATCGCTTGCATCCCAGATCCATCTGCCTTTTTCAAACCACTTTACCTGATGTATAATGGAGATTTCAAG AAGTGGGTTGGTACATCCCATATGAAAATGGCTATTGATTTATTTGAATGGGAAATAGTCCCTTCAGAAGTCCTAGAAGTTTTCAGCATGCGTCCTTCCAACTGCACCTCACAGGAGGAGATAAAGGAGTTGAAAAATGATCTGCCTTGCAAGCCTTGTGTGTCCTGCCTGACCGCCCCAGTCCAAGACAGCCTCCTGTCAGGTgtgaacagcagcagtgtgactCAGGACCGCTCATATGGACATTTGTCCATTGACACTGTGACAGTGGCCGATGAATTTACACCTTGTAACTGCCAGTGCAACTGTAACCGCATGTACAGGGAACAGAAGCATAATGGTGATGAAGATAGTGCTGGAGAAAATGGTTACCCCAAGGTTAACATTGATGATGAAGACAGAAGGCCTTCCAGTGCCTTGCATCTGTCTGACCTGAGCTCACAGGACAAAATTCTGGCCTCAGGCTCTATGTCCACAGATCACCTGAGGACTGCAGGTGCCTCAGGCCACCAGAAAGTTGAAGAGGCTGTGGAAGGAGGGATGGGGAGCATCCTAGAAGCCCTCTGCTTGCATCCTAATCAGTGGGATTTGGAAAATCCAGCTTCTCTACCTTCTCCTGATGGTGAAAGTGTGTCCTACAGTGAAGGATCCTGTGACTTTTTCCCGCGCAGTGCAAGGCCTGGTGACAGTTACCCCATGATCTGCCTAGATTTGGACACTATTGACAGCGGCTTTGTGGACTCGGACTGTGGGAGTCCAGTTGACTGTGACTTTGAGCAAAATAGCCAGACCAACTGTGGGTCCGTTTCTCTtgagcaggagggagaggaCTTTCCGCGGAGCTATGTCAAGCAGTGGATCTCCTGCCATGCTGACAGCCCTGCCAGCGGGACTCAGACAAACTGA
- the IL21R gene encoding interleukin-21 receptor isoform X1 produces MLQCEEASHLQGTVPMGQLGHPIRTKMRNKLWLQTISFFLLFQYTTCRENLTCFVDYVQTLSCLLRNDLGASSYNVTATWVDEDDPENTVAACSLLELSRSTNHTEYICTVDMTELLADIKVQVDVTEIADRQHVISRSFYMRENIRPQPPFNLTAVFTEGYNISWETIYQNPLFYFLNEELEYQLRYKRGADTWETQKIKSVHEDKRTLVILPWELQGNTEYEFQVRARPREDTGYYGFWSEWSSRLTLKTSPAAVTQRAGMGWMLFFIVAMVITASITTFLAKQQSLWKKIACIPDPSAFFKPLYLMYNGDFKKWVGTSHMKMAIDLFEWEIVPSEVLEVFSMRPSNCTSQEEIKELKNDLPCKPCVSCLTAPVQDSLLSGVNSSSVTQDRSYGHLSIDTVTVADEFTPCNCQCNCNRMYREQKHNGDEDSAGENGYPKVNIDDEDRRPSSALHLSDLSSQDKILASGSMSTDHLRTAGASGHQKVEEAVEGGMGSILEALCLHPNQWDLENPASLPSPDGESVSYSEGSCDFFPRSARPGDSYPMICLDLDTIDSGFVDSDCGSPVDCDFEQNSQTNCGSVSLEQEGEDFPRSYVKQWISCHADSPASGTQTN; encoded by the exons ATGCTGCAATGTGAGGAGGCTTCCCATCTGCAGGGGACTGTTCCCATGGGGCAGTTAG gaCATCCAATCAGAACCAAAATGAGGAACAAACTATGGCTCCAGActatttccttcttccttttattcCAGTACA CCACATGTCGTGAAAACCTCACTTGTTTTGTGGACTATGTGCAGACCCTGTCCTGCCTCCTGAGGAATGACCTGGGTGCCAGTTCATACAATGTCACTGCTACATG GGTTGATGAGGACGATCCAGAAAACACTGTGGCAGCCTGCAGTCTCCTGGAATTGTCCAGGAGCACCAACCACACAGAATACATTTGTACTGTGGACATGActgagctgctggcagacaTCAAAGTCCAGGTGGATGTCACAGAGATAGCTGACAGGCAGCATGTGATTTCCAGAAGTTTTTATATGAGAGAAAACA TCAGACCACAGCCTCCGTTCAATCTGACTGCTGTGTTCACAGAAGGTTACAATATTTCTTGGGAAACCATCTACCAGAACCCTCTTTTCTACTTTCTGAATGAGGAGCTGGAATATCAGCTGCGTTATAAGAGAGGGGCTGACACCTGGGAG ACTCAGAAGATTAAGTCTGTCCATGAAGACAAACGGACACTGGTGATCCTGCCATGGGAACTCCAGGGGAACACTGAGTATGAATTCCAAGTGAGAGCCAGACCCCGAGAAGACACTGGCTACTATGGATTTTGGAGTGAGTGGAGCTCCCGGCTGACACTGAAAACCAGCCCTGCTG CCGTGACACAGAGAGCAGGCATGGGGTGGATGCTGTTCTTTATTGTTGCCATGGTGATCACTGCCTCAATCACAACCTTTCTGGCCAAGCAACAGAG cttgtgGAAGAAGATCGCTTGCATCCCAGATCCATCTGCCTTTTTCAAACCACTTTACCTGATGTATAATGGAGATTTCAAG AAGTGGGTTGGTACATCCCATATGAAAATGGCTATTGATTTATTTGAATGGGAAATAGTCCCTTCAGAAGTCCTAGAAGTTTTCAGCATGCGTCCTTCCAACTGCACCTCACAGGAGGAGATAAAGGAGTTGAAAAATGATCTGCCTTGCAAGCCTTGTGTGTCCTGCCTGACCGCCCCAGTCCAAGACAGCCTCCTGTCAGGTgtgaacagcagcagtgtgactCAGGACCGCTCATATGGACATTTGTCCATTGACACTGTGACAGTGGCCGATGAATTTACACCTTGTAACTGCCAGTGCAACTGTAACCGCATGTACAGGGAACAGAAGCATAATGGTGATGAAGATAGTGCTGGAGAAAATGGTTACCCCAAGGTTAACATTGATGATGAAGACAGAAGGCCTTCCAGTGCCTTGCATCTGTCTGACCTGAGCTCACAGGACAAAATTCTGGCCTCAGGCTCTATGTCCACAGATCACCTGAGGACTGCAGGTGCCTCAGGCCACCAGAAAGTTGAAGAGGCTGTGGAAGGAGGGATGGGGAGCATCCTAGAAGCCCTCTGCTTGCATCCTAATCAGTGGGATTTGGAAAATCCAGCTTCTCTACCTTCTCCTGATGGTGAAAGTGTGTCCTACAGTGAAGGATCCTGTGACTTTTTCCCGCGCAGTGCAAGGCCTGGTGACAGTTACCCCATGATCTGCCTAGATTTGGACACTATTGACAGCGGCTTTGTGGACTCGGACTGTGGGAGTCCAGTTGACTGTGACTTTGAGCAAAATAGCCAGACCAACTGTGGGTCCGTTTCTCTtgagcaggagggagaggaCTTTCCGCGGAGCTATGTCAAGCAGTGGATCTCCTGCCATGCTGACAGCCCTGCCAGCGGGACTCAGACAAACTGA
- the IL4R gene encoding interleukin-4 receptor subunit alpha isoform X1 → MMARFPVLHTLWILLFSYATMEVMATEHIQEFACFTDYAEKLICHWKVPAQLNCSQEFLLYYRKEFFPPENVCVPENGEESFMCTCTIYPDYFVSGLTYILALQFNGTNMWNSSVTPAQVVKPRPPKNLAVEKAENGNFNLSWEESYAASSMLFGQPVIYEVKYWSKQRPEEVTVTSINYQAKSFEITASSLQRGYDYIASIRCNYTDYPVYWSDWSDGVEFHCDYQVTSEDILHMAVPISCILIMGVAVTCYFCFTKMKKEWWDQIPNPAKSHLVVKNVKFSVLNYIDEMKFPFYDSKPSHVEKQISCKNCQAQSLSSQNFKEKDNIRNIEKSCSCCSKPGVWFPKGINAVLTPETVLVEESVEICERLTDIEAENQEKTSDQITVFEPCEGSVSMLREHAEHNDALANMFMELLADEKSMQDDKDPDIITSEIFQKLESENLSQKNLVESAVQSQQSAGSHRDSPFTEASQDEYNCSTTSRKSAQSEESFESGYRSSSTNSASLDARDSPCKLQQSLLTCSSESQRDSSVLIWESLNKPAFDRISSSAYKGFDTLISPSMEPCGSAYKSFHAVMSPSVEPCGSAYKSFHAVMSPCVEPCGSAYKSLDTLASPSVEPCSSAYRSFDALMSQSVASSSLNMHFENMCLLPSLTQSSEAHVNDGVPAFLPEEEIHKQAVYQNLQKEGSVLACPAGPQPSGYKSFDAAVKCSGAHFDSSSEFISKSLYEPLVHLLYNSLEETPPYNITHEPDGRECLIVQDFDSGIAPGAGSREKVSCSSDDSLSIVSSHELLSDNKDENTSRDKQLLHFLELNCQDFNGERAIKGTKHNDLNCCGEGVPGGSSDRISTDFQCAPCNHLRMFGNSEENKEVANRCSCSAANLPDELLDGMGLTVKTAEEPLELLVSDKSAAVCADNPHLSDSRTTHNESSGLAPAVRKRSSELLMENNRKNEKKVEFLQVLAQEDNYYMKVA, encoded by the exons ATGATGGCAAGATTCCCCGTGCTGCATACCCTGTGGATCCTTCTCTTTTCATATGCAACAATGGAAG TTATGGCTACAGAACACATACAGGAATTTGCATGCTTTACTGACTATGCCGAAAAGCTGATTTGTCACTGGAAGGTGCCTGCACAGCTGAACTGCTCCCAAGAGTTCCTGCTCTACTACAGGAAGGAATTTTTTCCTCCCGA aaatgtgtgtGTCCCTGAGAACGGAGAAGAGAGTTTTATGTGCACTTGCACAATATATCCTGATTATTTTGTATCTGGTCTCACCTATATCCTAGCTCTACAGTTCAATGGCACCAATATGTGGAATTCCAGTGTTACACCAGCCCAAGTTG ttAAGCCCAGGCCTCCCAAAAATCTTGCTGTTGAGAAAGCTGAAAATGGTAATTTCAATTTGAGCTGGGAGGAGAGCTATGCTGCTTCATCCATGCTTTTTGGACAGCCAGTCATCTATGAAGTAAAATACTGGAGCAAGCAGCGCCCAGAAGAG GTTACTGTGACATCAATTAACTACCAGGCCAAAAGCTTTGAAATTACTGCAAGCTCCTTGCAGAGAGGCTATGATTACATCGCAAGTATACGGTGTAACTATACAGATTACCCAGTCTACTGGAGTGACTGGAGTGATGGAGTTGAATTTCACTGTG ATTATCAAGTGACATCTGAAGACATTCTGCACATGGCTGTTCCTATATCTTGCATCCTGATCATGGGAGTAGCTGTAACttgctatttctgttttacCAA aatgaagaaagaatggTGGGATCAAATCCCAAACCCTGCAAAGAGCCATTTGGTTGTAAAAAATGTCAAG TTTTCAGTCTTGAACTATATTGATGAAATGAAGTTCCCTTTCTATGATTCAAAGCCAAGTCATGTGGAAAAGCAAAT CAGTTGCAAAAACTGTCAGGCTCAAAGTTTGTCAAGCCAGAACTTCAAGGAAAAAGATAACATCAGAAACATTGAGAAATCTTGCAGTTGCTGCAGCAAGCCTGGAGTGTGGTTTCCAAAAGGCATTAATGCAGTTTTAACCCCTGAGACTGTTCTTGTTGAAGAGTCTGTGGAAATCTGTGAACGTTTAACAGACATTGAGGCTGAGAACCAGGAAAAGACCAGTGACCAGATCACCGTATTTGAGCCTTGTGAGGGCAGTGTCAGCATGCTGAGGGAGCACGCTGAACACAATGATGCACTAGCTAACATGTTCATGGAGCTCTTGGCAGATGAAAAAAGCATGCAAGATGATAAAGATCCAGACATCATTACAAGTGAAATCTTTCAGAAACTTGAGTCAGAaaatctttctcaaaaaaatctAGTAGAAAGTGCTGTCCAGAGTCAGCAGTCAGCTGGTTCTCATAGAGACTCTCCTTTTACTGAAGCCTCTCAGGATGAGTATAATTGCAGTACAACCAGCAGGAAGTCTGCACAATCAGAAGAATCCTTTGAATCTGGCTATCGGAGCTCCAGCACAAATTCTGCTTCTCTGGATGCAAGAGATAGTCCCTGTAAGCTTCAACAAAGCCTTTTGACGTGCAGTTCTGAAAGTCAGCGTGACTCATCTGTGCTTATTTGGGAATCTCTAAATAAACCAGCCTTTGACAGAATAAGCAGCTCAGCATACAAGGGCTTTGACACCCTCATATCTCCTTCTATGGAGCCCTGTGGCTCTGCATACAAGAGCTTTCATGCTGTAATGTCTCCATCTGTGGAGCCCTGTGGCTCTGCATACAAAAGCTTTCATGCTGTAATGTCTCCATGTGTGGAGCCCTGTGGCTCTGCATACAAGAGCTTGGACACCCTTGCGTCTCCATCTGTGGAGCCCTGTAGCTCTGCATACAGGAGCTTTGATGCCTTAATGTCTCAGTCTGTGGCTAGCAGTAGTTTGAATATGCACTTTGAAAATATGTGCTTGTTGCCATCTTTAACCCAATCTTCAGAGGCACATGTGAATGATGGAGTTCCAGCTTTCCTACCAGAGGAAGAAATTCATAAGCAGGCAGTGTATCAAAATCTTCAAAAGGAAGGCAGCGTGCTTGCTTGCCCTGCTGGACCTCAGCCATCTGGTTATAAGTCTTTTGATGCTGCAGTTAAATGTAGTGGTGCACACTTTGACAGTAGCAGTGAGTTTATCTCAAAGTCACTGTACGAACCCTTAGTTCATCTTTTGTACAACAGCCTGGAAGAAACACCTCCATATAACATAACCCATGAGCCTGATGGCCGTGAGTGTTTGATTGTACAGGACTTTGATTCTGGCATTGCCCCGGGTGCAGGCTCTCGTGAGAAAGTGTCATGCAGTAGTGATGACAGCCTTTCAATTGTCAGCTCTCATGAGCTGTTGAGTGATAACAAAGAtgaaaacaccagcagagaCAAACAGCTGTTGCATTTCTTGGAGCTGAACTGTCAAGATTTTAATGGAGAGAGAGCTATAAAGGGAACAAAACATAATGACTTGAACTGTTGTGGTGAAGGAGTGCCAGGgggcagcagtgacagaataAGTACTGACTTCCAGTGTGCCCCATGCAACCATTTGAGGATGTTTGGAAactcagaggaaaataaagaggtGGCAAACAGGTGTAGTTGCTCAGCAGCAAACTTACCTGATGAATTGCTGGATGGCATGGGGCTAACTGTAAAAACTGCAGAAGAGCCTCTGGAGCTCTTGGTCTCAGACAAGTcagctgctgtttgtgcagaTAACCCTCATCTTTCTGATTCTCGCACCACTCACAATGAGAGTTCTGGACTGGCACCTGCAGTTAGAAAAAGATCATCAGAACTATTAATGGAAAACAAcaggaagaatgagaaaaaagttGAATTTCTACAGGTTCTTGCCCAGGAGGACAACTATTACATGAAGGTTGCCTAG
- the IL4R gene encoding interleukin-4 receptor subunit alpha isoform X2, with protein MCTCTIYPDYFVSGLTYILALQFNGTNMWNSSVTPAQVVKPRPPKNLAVEKAENGNFNLSWEESYAASSMLFGQPVIYEVKYWSKQRPEEVTVTSINYQAKSFEITASSLQRGYDYIASIRCNYTDYPVYWSDWSDGVEFHCDYQVTSEDILHMAVPISCILIMGVAVTCYFCFTKMKKEWWDQIPNPAKSHLVVKNVKFSVLNYIDEMKFPFYDSKPSHVEKQISCKNCQAQSLSSQNFKEKDNIRNIEKSCSCCSKPGVWFPKGINAVLTPETVLVEESVEICERLTDIEAENQEKTSDQITVFEPCEGSVSMLREHAEHNDALANMFMELLADEKSMQDDKDPDIITSEIFQKLESENLSQKNLVESAVQSQQSAGSHRDSPFTEASQDEYNCSTTSRKSAQSEESFESGYRSSSTNSASLDARDSPCKLQQSLLTCSSESQRDSSVLIWESLNKPAFDRISSSAYKGFDTLISPSMEPCGSAYKSFHAVMSPSVEPCGSAYKSFHAVMSPCVEPCGSAYKSLDTLASPSVEPCSSAYRSFDALMSQSVASSSLNMHFENMCLLPSLTQSSEAHVNDGVPAFLPEEEIHKQAVYQNLQKEGSVLACPAGPQPSGYKSFDAAVKCSGAHFDSSSEFISKSLYEPLVHLLYNSLEETPPYNITHEPDGRECLIVQDFDSGIAPGAGSREKVSCSSDDSLSIVSSHELLSDNKDENTSRDKQLLHFLELNCQDFNGERAIKGTKHNDLNCCGEGVPGGSSDRISTDFQCAPCNHLRMFGNSEENKEVANRCSCSAANLPDELLDGMGLTVKTAEEPLELLVSDKSAAVCADNPHLSDSRTTHNESSGLAPAVRKRSSELLMENNRKNEKKVEFLQVLAQEDNYYMKVA; from the exons ATGTGCACTTGCACAATATATCCTGATTATTTTGTATCTGGTCTCACCTATATCCTAGCTCTACAGTTCAATGGCACCAATATGTGGAATTCCAGTGTTACACCAGCCCAAGTTG ttAAGCCCAGGCCTCCCAAAAATCTTGCTGTTGAGAAAGCTGAAAATGGTAATTTCAATTTGAGCTGGGAGGAGAGCTATGCTGCTTCATCCATGCTTTTTGGACAGCCAGTCATCTATGAAGTAAAATACTGGAGCAAGCAGCGCCCAGAAGAG GTTACTGTGACATCAATTAACTACCAGGCCAAAAGCTTTGAAATTACTGCAAGCTCCTTGCAGAGAGGCTATGATTACATCGCAAGTATACGGTGTAACTATACAGATTACCCAGTCTACTGGAGTGACTGGAGTGATGGAGTTGAATTTCACTGTG ATTATCAAGTGACATCTGAAGACATTCTGCACATGGCTGTTCCTATATCTTGCATCCTGATCATGGGAGTAGCTGTAACttgctatttctgttttacCAA aatgaagaaagaatggTGGGATCAAATCCCAAACCCTGCAAAGAGCCATTTGGTTGTAAAAAATGTCAAG TTTTCAGTCTTGAACTATATTGATGAAATGAAGTTCCCTTTCTATGATTCAAAGCCAAGTCATGTGGAAAAGCAAAT CAGTTGCAAAAACTGTCAGGCTCAAAGTTTGTCAAGCCAGAACTTCAAGGAAAAAGATAACATCAGAAACATTGAGAAATCTTGCAGTTGCTGCAGCAAGCCTGGAGTGTGGTTTCCAAAAGGCATTAATGCAGTTTTAACCCCTGAGACTGTTCTTGTTGAAGAGTCTGTGGAAATCTGTGAACGTTTAACAGACATTGAGGCTGAGAACCAGGAAAAGACCAGTGACCAGATCACCGTATTTGAGCCTTGTGAGGGCAGTGTCAGCATGCTGAGGGAGCACGCTGAACACAATGATGCACTAGCTAACATGTTCATGGAGCTCTTGGCAGATGAAAAAAGCATGCAAGATGATAAAGATCCAGACATCATTACAAGTGAAATCTTTCAGAAACTTGAGTCAGAaaatctttctcaaaaaaatctAGTAGAAAGTGCTGTCCAGAGTCAGCAGTCAGCTGGTTCTCATAGAGACTCTCCTTTTACTGAAGCCTCTCAGGATGAGTATAATTGCAGTACAACCAGCAGGAAGTCTGCACAATCAGAAGAATCCTTTGAATCTGGCTATCGGAGCTCCAGCACAAATTCTGCTTCTCTGGATGCAAGAGATAGTCCCTGTAAGCTTCAACAAAGCCTTTTGACGTGCAGTTCTGAAAGTCAGCGTGACTCATCTGTGCTTATTTGGGAATCTCTAAATAAACCAGCCTTTGACAGAATAAGCAGCTCAGCATACAAGGGCTTTGACACCCTCATATCTCCTTCTATGGAGCCCTGTGGCTCTGCATACAAGAGCTTTCATGCTGTAATGTCTCCATCTGTGGAGCCCTGTGGCTCTGCATACAAAAGCTTTCATGCTGTAATGTCTCCATGTGTGGAGCCCTGTGGCTCTGCATACAAGAGCTTGGACACCCTTGCGTCTCCATCTGTGGAGCCCTGTAGCTCTGCATACAGGAGCTTTGATGCCTTAATGTCTCAGTCTGTGGCTAGCAGTAGTTTGAATATGCACTTTGAAAATATGTGCTTGTTGCCATCTTTAACCCAATCTTCAGAGGCACATGTGAATGATGGAGTTCCAGCTTTCCTACCAGAGGAAGAAATTCATAAGCAGGCAGTGTATCAAAATCTTCAAAAGGAAGGCAGCGTGCTTGCTTGCCCTGCTGGACCTCAGCCATCTGGTTATAAGTCTTTTGATGCTGCAGTTAAATGTAGTGGTGCACACTTTGACAGTAGCAGTGAGTTTATCTCAAAGTCACTGTACGAACCCTTAGTTCATCTTTTGTACAACAGCCTGGAAGAAACACCTCCATATAACATAACCCATGAGCCTGATGGCCGTGAGTGTTTGATTGTACAGGACTTTGATTCTGGCATTGCCCCGGGTGCAGGCTCTCGTGAGAAAGTGTCATGCAGTAGTGATGACAGCCTTTCAATTGTCAGCTCTCATGAGCTGTTGAGTGATAACAAAGAtgaaaacaccagcagagaCAAACAGCTGTTGCATTTCTTGGAGCTGAACTGTCAAGATTTTAATGGAGAGAGAGCTATAAAGGGAACAAAACATAATGACTTGAACTGTTGTGGTGAAGGAGTGCCAGGgggcagcagtgacagaataAGTACTGACTTCCAGTGTGCCCCATGCAACCATTTGAGGATGTTTGGAAactcagaggaaaataaagaggtGGCAAACAGGTGTAGTTGCTCAGCAGCAAACTTACCTGATGAATTGCTGGATGGCATGGGGCTAACTGTAAAAACTGCAGAAGAGCCTCTGGAGCTCTTGGTCTCAGACAAGTcagctgctgtttgtgcagaTAACCCTCATCTTTCTGATTCTCGCACCACTCACAATGAGAGTTCTGGACTGGCACCTGCAGTTAGAAAAAGATCATCAGAACTATTAATGGAAAACAAcaggaagaatgagaaaaaagttGAATTTCTACAGGTTCTTGCCCAGGAGGACAACTATTACATGAAGGTTGCCTAG